Within the Gossypium raimondii isolate GPD5lz chromosome 12, ASM2569854v1, whole genome shotgun sequence genome, the region atatcggcaagttcaagcgagccatatcaggAAATGCCGgagagccatataacaggacgcTCACAAAGAGCTGCAGTATGTCTTCAACACATGCAAGACCACTACCGATCATATAACAGGACGCTCACAAAGAGTTGCGGtatgtccgcaacacatgcaggatcactaCCGATCGAGATACTCGcaggaaccatataacgggaaccTCAAGAGGGCTAACAATGGAATGGTCAgaagagctgtggtgtgtctgtAACATATGCAGGACTACAACCAATCGGGaatcctgtatccatcgaatttttatttattcaaacgggaTTTAACATTTATCAAGCACTatcggatatgtgatcaatttcatgtattcataacatttatacaattaaaaaatacacattcaattcaaacatataaatatacacaatttagttacacgaacttaccttaacaAATGTTCGTGTACGTAAAATATACTAATTTGacactttcttttttcctcgTTCTAACTTCGAatttggtctatccggatctatatgagtaaatttaacataaatttaataaaatttatactcaATTCAGTCGAATTCAtatcttaggcaaaattacagttttgcccatttacttttaattaatgacgacTTCGTCCCTAAgctcggaaaataaaattcatgcaatttaatccttattccaagcgtagctaaattttacatataacatttatagcccattcatttcataaaattcataatttttccatAGATTTCACATcttttcagtttagtccctaaatttttaatttcataaaaatccacattacaaaagttgtttatttatcaacaacctttcattttctaccataaaacttcataattcatctatgttcattcatggtaaaaccctattACCTTGTCACCTGAATTCAAAGCTTGTTTTTCATAATGGCTTACAGAATCTAGTTGACTCCTAACTAGATTTCCTTTTATCATAACTTAAACAATACTTTAGACATATAGGTGCATTATACCTCTAgcgttgtaacagcccgattttgatcCTAATCAGAATGGTGGTTTCGGAACCACGAATCCgagtcaaaaaaaataaaaataatattttaaaattatttttggtgtttataaTGTGTGAATTAGTATGTGCTAAAATttcgtttaaaaattttatcgtttaaatgtccgatttaataaaagggcttaatcgcgtaaaatgaaaatttggtgGTTTAATGTGCAAGGGCCGAATTGCATTTGTCTTTTTAACATGGAGTGTTTAAGTTGAAAATTGGCCATAATTTAAGTTAGTGGACGGTTTTGACTTATTTATATAaaggttttatatttattattaaaggttaattaagtaaatgatttaatatattatatgttataatataataaaatgaaagtggTCATTCATTTTGTCCACTAACTAGCCGAAAATGCtaagaaaaaataagaagaagaggTTCATACATTCGGCCATTGTTGGAGCtaattcaaggttagttttgtttcaattttgataattttacgttttgagatcgttgcttgaATACTACTTGACCCATGCTTCAATttctgattttgatgaatattttgagttatgccattgatgaataattgtgttttgtgatgtttgatgatgaattattGAAGATATGTTTTGGGTTagtatgttttgtattggaaattttgatgaatttgagtaattagggcaaaattacaaaataataaattgagggactaaaatatgaaataaatgaattttgtgGGCTTGTATGATCATAATGAATATTCGCCAAAGCTTGTTATGTGtaaattttgtatgttttgtgttttatgcaaattggactaaattgtaaaaagtataaaatgtcaggggtaaaatagtaattttctcatttatgtgtttttggattaaattgaatgaaattgtgtttaaatgagcttaatttgaaattttatagatcaagaacaaaagaaatcaggcttggatcgggggaaaaaaAATAGTTGTTGAATAGTCGTTTTATATACCTGTCGATAttcgaggtaagtctataagcaaatatatattgtttattttaattaaatatgaattttatatgctgaaaggaaatatgtgaaattatacATGTGTTAACCAAATGAAAATAAGCTTGGAAGCTGTGTTTATGAATTCGTTTCGACTGAGTTACGACGTCCgaaagccccgtacgaaccttaggaattgctaggatacatatgtcatgacatactATTTTCGAtatgtgttttcgtgtaagaccacgtctgggacgatGGCATCGATatatgtgattacgtgtaagaccatgtctaggacattggcatcgtatttgattcgtgtaagaccacatAAAGGACAAAGGCATCGATATGAGATagcatgtaagaccacgtctgggacgttggcattgttcGATATATGTGATTATCCGAGTATCCTATTaaattccgaatggttcaacgggcaatgatAAGTTGTGATCGAAGGTGTAAAACGAGCTAAAACGATCAAGTATGAGTTACTTGACTacctatttaaaaataaggtaagttggcCAGTTGGTTTGTGatacaaattatataagttaCTAATGTGAACATATGTACATTGGTTAAGCATATTCGACCATGTgttatgtatatgcatatgatgttatattttgattcaaaattatatgtatatgtgtgtaaaatatatattcggatatataatgatattatatCTTTGAATTGAATGAcactttgaatatatatatatatatatatatatatatatatatataataaattgatttgggtgtgtatatgaaattttgacatGATTTATACTGTATGGAATTGGCACATTTTGAATCGGCCAAAGCACTTGGAAAATGGCTAATGTTAGTCAAGTGAGTAAAGTATGAATtggttttatatgtattttaggcTTAATAATTAACATGCGAATTGGGTGTAAATTGTATGGTTAGTTTGCTAGTTAAATAGAAGATAAGATGTTTATATGCTAAACTTGACTAGTTGGTGAATTAATTATGCTGCATTTTCTAATGGACAATAAGTCGAGCGATATAGATTGTTTGGTTTTGTGCACATGAATAGAAGTATGaattaatatgtttgatatttagcttaagaagtaaaaaaaaaatgcttGGATGTCTTAATGTATGCGCATGGAATTTGTAATGTGATGAGTCatcttataatttgatttttgaattatagGAGTAAGAAGTATATATGTTTCGAATGGTGGGTTTTTAAAGCATGTGTAATATGACTATTTTGAGCCGTGTTTTATATGGTAATGCgttgtaaccctattccggcaacggatacgggttatgggtgttacaagCGTGAACTCATACCATAACTACCTTTTTACTCTACTGTTAACATTAACTTACACAAATATTTGTTAGATCTCAACGGACAATACAAACATCTCCTTGAGCGATCAAAATCACCTGAACAAATAAATATCTACTTATCCCTctctacaaaaaaaattattctctaTAAAAAGTCTAATTGGACCCTTTCTTCTATGGTTGGAAATGAGAGTATTATTAGAATAACATTGAATCTAGGTAGATCCAAAGAGAAATTTGTGTGCGTTTATATTTGGAGGAaatctaaattttctttaaattctaTGAGAGGTGCAGTGAAATTCACAtgacccttaaaccctaaaggTTAATAGTTGGTCCCATGCCATCTTTATTGTTCATGTTATGGAGACATTCGTATCTAGCTAATCGGACGTGACCCCTGGAATCTCCTCGTTCATATTTGGCCATACAATTTGGTTATGTGTACTAAAACCTCTTTGATTTGATCTAATCATTTAAACCTTCCTTACTTTAAGGCTGATGGTATGTCAAAAAGTACATACTTTATCTCATGGTGTTGTTCTAACAAGTtgtagctattattatatttggctggcatgtttaaatttgattagatTAAATGCCCAACAAATTCTTTAGtgcatgaaattaaagttttaagcTGCTTAATATTAAACTGCTTAATTCAATTTGGTGAATAGAAAAGTTTTAAGCTACAAAATAGTAATTGGATGGATGGGTATGGCCTCATATTTTGGATAATAAAGATAGTGGTCCAATATATCTTACTAGATCCATTAAATTGTCCAACAAAGTCCATAACAAGACACTGATAATTATCCCGAAAAGTCTCATATTATAAACGGTAACCTTATCATCAAATCAGACCCAAATAGGTAATCGTATGAAACAATTCACGTTTTAACTGTAACTGTATTTTGTGAGAGTTGACACTCCACTCACTCAGCTACCTACCCACGCCGCCAATGGGGTCAACGGAAACATCCACTACATCATCCCCATCTTTCCTGAAGCCCCTAATAACCATAGATGCCTCGGTTTCACTCTTCCTCCACACACTCTTTAAGCCTATCCTCCCAATTTTCCTTCTCCTCCTCCTCGAATACTCCTCCGATTTCCAGTTTTTCTTCCCTGTTTCCCTCTCTTTGTTCCTCACTTCCCCTTCCTTTTCCTCTCTATCCATCCCTTTCATCCTTGGTCACCTCATCGACCTCTCTTTGATCGGCCTCATCAAACTAACCTTCCGCCGTACCCGACATCATTACAAGCCAAACATGTCCCGCTGTTCACGCTGATAACTTCTCTTTCCCCAGTGGCCACGCTTCAAGGGTTATGTTTTCAGCTACTCTCTTCCACCTTATTTATCAAAACCACGAGGGACTCATTTCAGATTTTATTCTACGGTGGGTTAAATTTGAACCCGGTTTGTTTCTATTTAGCGTAGGGGTTTGGGCTATACTAACTGTTATTTCAAGGGTTTTACTTGAAAGGCATTTCCTTTCCGACATTTTGGCTGGGGCGTTTGTTAGGGTGCTTGAAGGGATTGCTGCGTGCCGATTTTTGAGATTTTAGAGAGCATTCTCAAAGGTATGGGGTTTGATTTTTTGTTACTAATGTTTGTTCTTTTTACATGGGGGGAATTGTTTTGCTTTGTAAAAATTGATTTCAAAGTTGTTGATAATTGAAATTCATACTATGTATTTTAAGCTAATTATTTATCACTCTTTGGATTGCTTTCAAAATTGTACAATTTATAAGCTTGAGAGCTATTTGCTACAATGTTTCTTTCGCTTTCATGAAGCGTAAGGTTACATATAGTTTCATTTGCCAGACGATATTCTAAATGAGTTTTCCCTGATCATTTTGGCATTTTTGCTTACCATAGTCACGTTTTGatggtattttagtcattgattGGCTGAGGGAGATCATTCTTTTTATGAAGACAATATGTTTTGTTATTAATTGAATGAAGCTAGTAGCATAATTCCTCATGTAAATCAACCTAGTCATGATCCAAATGGAGTTTGATTGATTCTATAAAAATCAGTGGCCCCCTTTTGAATTGATAGATATGCTTTCCTATAAACCATTGAATCGTGATTCAAGTTACAAATGTGTATTCTACCACTATCATTTCACACGTGAAGGGTTTGATTGTAAGGATGTTTAATCGATTTGTACGTATTTCTTACTGCAATACTTTGGTTAGCAAGGcagatatatttttatatggtaattatttTATGCACTTGGTAACTTAGAATTTAGTTAAACATGATTAGATTGCCCTCTAAGATCATTTCATAATCGTAAAGGATATATACAGGTGGGAAGGTATTGTTCAATATTTCAGTTGCTTCATTGCTATGGCTTGCTGTAGGtgcatttttaataaaatagattaccATTGTTACAGCATTTAATTGGAAGTTTTCCTCTTCATTATTGAATTGTTGACAACTATGGAAAAAGATTACTTAGATTTCCTCGTATCTTTCATTAACAATGTCATGAATGccaattttaagttattttcttttatctgtTTATAGGGTTTagttttgttgctaaattttGTACTTACTGTTTACATGGGGGAATTCTTTTGCTTTGTAATAATTGATGCAAAAGTTGTTGATATTTGAAATTCAAACTATGTATTTTAAGCTAATCAATTAtcactttttcaaaattttgttatggTGTACAATTTATAAGCTTGAGAAATGTTTGCTATAATGTTTCTTTTACTATCATGAAGCGTAAGGTTGCATGTAGTTTCATTTGCCAGTCAGCTTTCTAAGTGAGTTTTAGCAGGTTATATTCTTAGTAATGTCACATTTTGAAGGTCTTCTAG harbors:
- the LOC105794507 gene encoding LOW QUALITY PROTEIN: probable lipid phosphate phosphatase beta (The sequence of the model RefSeq protein was modified relative to this genomic sequence to represent the inferred CDS: inserted 2 bases in 1 codon) — its product is MGSTETSTTSSPSFLKPLITIDASVSLFLHTLFKPILPIFLLLLLEYSSDFQFFFPVSLSLFLTSPSFSSLSIPFILGHLIDLSLIGLIKLTFRRTRHHYKPNMSXAVHADNFSFPSGHASRVMFSATLFHLIYQNHEGLISDFILRWVKFEPGLFLFSVGVWAILTVISRVLLERHFLSDILAGAFVRVLEGIAACRFLRF